In one window of Macrotis lagotis isolate mMagLag1 chromosome 5, bilby.v1.9.chrom.fasta, whole genome shotgun sequence DNA:
- the FAM222B gene encoding protein FAM222B — MLACLPGPSDLSFQLLSHTQMNTGLQKWDTTQKMRTAHYPTPAELDAYAKKVANNPLTIKIFPNSVKVPQRKHIRRTVNGLDTSTQRYSPYPAQATAKAGLLAIVKVPAKSIVKDFDGSRARLLPEAIMNPPSAPYAAPSTLTHPQAQALARQQALQHAQTLAHAPPQTLPHPQGIPQSQALSHSQSLQQGLGHPQPLAQPQGLAHPSTMAHQGLQHPPNPLLQPGLHGGRKMPDADAPPNVTVSTSTIPLSMAATLQQTQPPDLSSIVHQINQFCQTRAGISTTSVCEGQIANPSPISRSLLINASTRVSTHSVPTPMPSCVVNPVEHTVASAMPTTGAVNLPMVGINRATVGYPNDLKPVAWNQHQLAHLQQMCSEAGGSSASGLASKLPSGREMAGPGFTGKAPAYPQELCMGQPFHLKPPLEKPTPSPPVNGPAAPLAYPNGHYFQPLWNNILPTPNSDSSGSQDLAMPFHGGQPTGAPLDCAAAGAHYRAGAGASTVPGQNNLMQTVDYLSGDFQQACFREQSLAMLSKAHRPPGNRAPEPTDSRNLHIQHPGYR, encoded by the coding sequence GGGACACTACACAGAAAATGAGAACTGCTCACTACCCCACCCCAGCCGAATTGGATGCGTATGCTAAGAAGGTCGCCAACAACCCACTGACTATAAAAATCTTCCCCAACAGCGTCAAGGTTCCCCAGCGGAAACACATTCGTCGTACTGTGAACGGACTTGACACATCGACCCAACGCTACAGCCCTTACCCAGCCCAGGCCACTGCCAAGGCCGGTCTGCTTGCCATCGTCAAAGTGCCGGCCAAAAGCATCGTCAAAGACTTTGACGGCTCCCGTGCCCGGCTGCTCCCGGAGGCCATCATGAACCCCCCATCGGCCCCATATGCCGCACCTAGCACTTTAACCCACCCCCAGGCCCAGGCCCTGGCCCGCCAGCAGGCCCTACAACACGCACAGACACTGGCTCACGCCCCACCCCAGACGCTGCCACACCCTCAGGGTATCCCACAGTCCCAGGCACTGTCCCATTCCCAGAGCCTCCAACAGGGCCTGGGCCACCCTCAGCCTCTGGCCCAGCCCCAGGGTTTGGCCCACCCCTCAACCATGGCTCACCAGGGCCTGCAACACCCCCCCAACCCCTTGCTGCAGCCAGGTTTGCATGGAGGCCGGAAGATGCCAGACGCAGACGCCCCACCGAATGTGACCGTGTCTACCTCAACCATTCCCCTCTCCATGGCAGCCACTCTGCAGCAGACCCAGCCCCCGGACCTGAGCAGCATCGTACACCAGATCAACCAGTTTTGCCAGACGAGGGCAGGCATCAGCACTACCTCAGTGTGTGAGGGGCAGATCGCCAACCCCAGCCCCATCAGCCGCAGCCTGCTTATTAATGCAAGCACTCGTGTGTCGACCCACAGTGTCCCTACTCCGATGCCTTCCTGTGTGGTCAACCCCGTGGAGCACACTGTTGCATCAGCAATGCCCACCACTGGTGCTGTCAACCTACCTATGGTGGGGATCAATCGGGCAACAGTAGGCTATCCCAACGACCTCAAGCCAGTGGCCTGGAACCAGCACCAGTTGGCCCACTTGCAGCAAATGTGCAGTGAGGCTGGTGGCAGCTCTGCCAGTGGTCTGGCAAGCAAGCTTCCTTCGGGGCGAGAAATGGCAGGGCCGGGTTTTACAGGCAAGGCGCCCGCTTACCCACAAGAACTTTGCATGGGCCAGCCCTTCCACCTGAAACCACCCCTGGAGAAGCCAACCCCATCCCCACCTGTCAATGGCCCAGCAGCCCCACTGGCCTACCCCAATGGGCATTATTTCCAACCCCTGTGGAATAACATTCTGCCCACACCCAACAGCGACAGCTCCGGGTCACAGGACCTCGCCATGCCCTTCCATGGTGGGCAGCCGACAGGTGCACCCCTCGACTGTGCTGCAGCTGGGGCCCACTATCGTGCGGGTGCTGGGGccagcacagtgcctggccaGAACAACTTGATGCAAACAGTGGATTACCTAAGTGGGGACTTCCAGCAGGCCTGCTTCCGTGAGCAGAGCCTGGCTATGCTGAGCAAGGCCCACCGCCCCCCAGGCAACCGGGCCCCTGAACCTACAGATAGTCGGAATCTTCATATTCAGCACCCTGGCTATAGATAG